The nucleotide sequence CTGGGGCAAATATTATTTCCTTTTCCGGTACCTCTTCTACAACCGGTAAGTTTTCCGTAGGTTCGGAACTTATATATGGTACGGAATTATTGAATACCGCTTCATCAAAATTATATACAGTATCAAGGATGCTTTCACTTGCATCTCCATTTATTACAATATACTTCGTTACTAACCCAAGACCAAGTAATATGAACAAAAAAATAAATACTCTTAACAGCTTTGCTTTCATACATACCTCTCCCGCCCAGCATAAAATATTGCATTGGTAAATGCTGTAATAAGTATATGTATGAAGATTGCCATTAATAACTTATAATATTCACTTTACAATCTTGTCCCCTAAAATATATTTTATAAATCCTTTCTTCAAGCTGCTTAAATATAAAATGGTGCAGTAACTTACTGCACCATTTTAAAATAATCTAATCTTCAAAGGTTCCCTTTACCAAAATTTCACCGTTCATCATAAGCTTTTTACCTTTAGCTATAACCCCCTCTATATTTAGAGTGTTTTTATCTACAATAACGAGGTCTGCATCCTTGCCCTTATGCACCCTACCTTTATTGTCAAGCTTTAGGTTGTCTGCCACATTAGAGGTAATTACCTTTAATGCCTGCTCCATATCAACATCATATGTTAATATAGCCTCTTTTACCTCATCATACAATGATTGTACAGAGCCTATTCCAAGACCGGCAAATTCACCCTCATCATTAAATTTAGGAAGACTTCCATGCCCATCAGAAGTAAATTGTATGTTTGCAATATCCACTCCATAGTCCAGCAGTAGCTTCAAAGCTTCCCCTGCCCTGACTTCATCATCTTCTAAATGATCCGGGTCAAAGCTGGTGGTTAAGTCTATAATACCTCCCATAGCTGCATATTTTGCCCCCATATCAAGCAAGGTTCTGGACCTGTTTATATGGGTAGGTAAAACTTGTTTGGCAGTTATCTCTGTCTCCTCCAGCATTTTCATTAAATATTTAACTCCATTTCTGCCATTACCAATATGAATATTTACTATACCGCATTTTCCTGATAATAGGCCTGCAACCCTAGCTTCTGCAACTATTCTAAGAAATTCTTCGTAAGTAGGTTGTGAAGAACGGTGATCTGCCAAGGCCAGTTCTCCTAATCCAATTACCTTTTCTATAAGCATAATGTCCTCTGAAGCCTTTCCTGTGATAGACACTACCGGTATTTGATAGGATCCAGATAATATGTAGGCTGTAATTCCCTCCTCCTCAAGTCCATGGGCTTTAGCTAAGAGAGTTTTCATGTTTCTGCACACTGAATCTGTACCTAAGCAGCCTACCACAGTGGTAATACCACCCTCAATCAGCTCAGATAACTGTATTTCAGGAGTCCTGGTTCTAAAACCGCCTTCCCCTCCACCGCCTATTATGTGCACGTGAGAATCTATAAAACCAGGAAAAATCAGCTTTCCCTCTCCATCAATAACCTCAATATCAGGAAAATCTTCCGGTATGGCTAAATTGTCATAGACTCCTTCTATAGTTCCTCCGGCTAAAAGTATAGATTTTTTACCCAAATATTCCGGAGCATAAACTTCTGCATTTTTTATTATTATCAAAGTAATCACCCCGACAATATTATTTGTCTAATATTATTCTTCAATTCCACATCAGCTAAAAATCCAATGAATTTATTTTAAATTAGCTATAGACTTAATCACTGAATTATTATATATGGATTTTTTGTAGTTATTTACTATTTCGGAGGCATACTTTTTAGCCAAGTTAATATCGATGTCTTTGTATATCAGGGCTAACTTATACAATGCAGTATCCTCATAACCATAAGCAGAATATAGACTCAAATACTTATTGTAGTAGTCTGTAGCCCTCTCTATATTACCTAGACTTTCATAGCAGTCACCGGTCATGTATAATATATCTGCATTTAGGTGAACTGCCTCCGAATAAGCTTCTGCCCTGCTGTAATATCTGAGAGCTTCCTCATACTTTTTCTCTACGTGCTGCTCTCTCCCCTTATTATAAAAGTAGGCAACTCCCTCATCAATTAATAGCTGCTTAGCTTTAATATATACGGCCTTATCTTCACCGGATAGCTCATCATAGATAACATCTTTCAAAAGCTCATCTAATCCCTCATAGTTTTTACTGTCCACTGCATTCTTAAGCTCTGTTCTAGGAAAGGTATATACCTCCTTTTCTTCTATTGGTATTTCTTCTATTACAGGAGTCTCCTCCACTATAGGAGTTTCTTCAATTACCATCTCCCCTTCATCATTTGATGGTAATGAGGTATCTTCTTTTAGAACTATATTATTTTGACTGTCCACTTCAAAATTTCTGCCATCTTTATTTAATGCCCGGTTCCCTATCCAAACCATTAGTGCTAAAGCAATTACACTGGTTCCAAAAATAAACTTCCTTTTTTGTGTTTTACCTATTACCCTATATTCTATTAGGAGATTTGTATTCTCTCTTGAAACTTTATCATATTTATCAATGGCAGTTACTTTTCTGATGCATTCTTTAGCTTCTTCATACCGACCTAGTTGGATGTAAACTGTAGACAGAGCATTATTTACACCAATTGCATTAAAATCACTTTTTGCACACTGCTGCAATAGTACTAATGCATCCTTAAAATCCATATGTGCCATTGCTTCTTGAGCCTTTGTATACAGTCTTAATAATTCCTTATCCTTTTCTAAGTTCTCTAAGTACTTTTTCGCTACTTGATCTTTATTATAGTCATGGTTTATTTTCCAAAGCGCTTCTGCCTCTGTCAGCTCTCCTTTTAAATATAGCAATAAGCCCTTTAGGTTAATGGCTGCAGCACTTTTGAGACTGTTTGATATACTTTTTTCACAGAAATAAAGTGCCTTTTCCATCTGAGCTTCATTGTAGTATGTTACTGCCTTCTTATAGTATTTTGTACTCACATCCATTTTATCACCGAAAATTCATAATATTTTACATTATTCTTTATATAATAATACGCTTTATAAGAAAAAAAATAAAGAGGCATTAAGCCTCTTAGAACTAATTTTGCGGTATTCGACTAACTTCGGTCAGTACCAATCCGTTAGTTTCATCTTCTTTATAATTAAATACCCTTTTTTCTTCCTTATAGGATGTCATACTGTCGTCTTCATAAAGTCTTAGGGTTAATTCTATGGTATCATCTTTCTTCACCACATTAACTACCTGGTTCTTATAGTCCATAGAATTTTCAGGATATACATTGAAAGCTGTTCCTGTATTTACATTTAAGAATATCAGGTCCCCACCAGCTGTTACCGTTCCATATCCATAGCCGACAACAGTAAGCACATTCTCATTATCAAACCATTCAACAAACATTGGAGTAAACTGTTTTACTTTATTATCGGCAAGACTTAACTTCCAAAGGGCTGAGTCCTGTTTTCTAGAAACCACCAAGTCCGCTACCCCTTCTTCTGAAGCATTTGCACCTTTTCCGCTTATAGTTATGTCTAGACTTCCGTCAGGTGACTTTTTCCATGCTGTAGCCAATTTAGGTTCCTCAATTTTGTTGATAGCAATTTTTTCGAACACTGGCATATATACTTGATTTACTTTTTCTGTAGCATCATAGCTTTCTGGATTATTTAATGAAGCTGTTATACCCATTTTAACGTTACTAAAATCATTCTGTACTCTATCAGCTTCCTTCATACTTGGGGCTTCACTACTCTCCTGTACACCCTCTATTCTTGCATACTCTGTCATATACTGGTCAGAATTATCTCTTTGAGAGTTAAAGTCCATTATAAGAGGTGCAGAGACTATTCCAATAACTAATATTGCGGCAGTAGAAACAATTTGCCAGCGAAACTTTTTCATGCTGTACTTCATCTTCTTAAGCGGACCTTTACCATATCTATTTTTATCTATGCCTCTCATTATTTCTGCCCTGGAGCTGTTAAATTTAATATCTTCAAACTGCAGAGCATTTGCAAACATTTCATCAAGACTTTTCTCTGCTTCATAAGACGCTCTGCATTCTGGACAAGTACTCATATGCTTTTCCATAGCTTCTTTCATATCGTATATCAAGGTGTTGTCAATAAGCTCCGGCAGCTTTTTCATGAAAATTTTGCAATTCATACTCTCCACCTCTTTTCCTTTACTTTAGAATTTTCTTTAAATTTATCTCTTAGCTTATAGTACCTTCTTTTAACGGCAGATTCACTAATATTCAGTATCTCACCTATATCATAAAAAGTTAGGTTTTGAGTATATCTTAATATTATTATCTGTCTGTCCGTTTCACTAAGCTCCTTGATGAAATTTAAAACAGTTTCCTTGGTCTCTTTAAACTCAGCAGTCTGTTCAGGTGACATTTCATTGCTGGCAACTTCTTTTATATCGTCAAGATTTGACTCATACACCCTTTTATATTTTCTGATATAGTCAATACATTTATTTCTGGCTATCTGAAGAATCCAGTTAGAAAATTTGTAGCTTGTATTATACATATACAGCTTATTATATACTGTAATAAAAACTTCTTGAGATATATCTTCTGAGGCCTCTTTATCTCTCAATATATTATATATAAATTTTAAAATCATAGTTTCATACTTATTGACTATTATGTTAAAACTATCTATATTTCCATTTAAAACGGATTTGACCAATTTTATATCTTCATCCATTATCTTTACCCCTTTCACCGCGGCGTCCTTACATCTATATATACGGAAGCTTTTTTTAGAAAGTCACCAATTTTCTTATAGGATATTTCATTTTATTAAATAGGATGATCAAAGCCTCTACCCTGTACCTGAGAGGCATCTAAGATGGACATAAAGGCTCCCCCATCGGTCTTTTCTACTATCTGCTTAATTCGTGGAATTTGCGATGTAGCCACAACACAATATATTACTGTCTTTTCCATTTTCGAATAAGCTCCCTTTCCTTTCAGTATTGTGGCGCTTCTTCTTAAATCATGGGTTATTCTATCTATAATTAGTTCTTCCTTTGAGGTTACTATGAAAACTAAATTCTTCTTATTGAAACCCTTTATAACCTGATCTATAACAGAAGAGTTTATGTACATTGCAATTAAAGTATATATTCCCTTTTCCACTCCAAAAATAAGTGAACCTATTGAAACTATAACAAGATTTATTGCAAAAGAAGCCTTTCCCAAATTAAAGTTAGCTTTTCTTCTTACTATCATAGTAATGATATCAGTTCCACCAAGTGAACCATGGCACTTAAATATATTTCCTAAGGCAAACCCATTGATTACTCCGGCACATATACTGACTAGCAGCAGATCATTGGTTTGATAGTATTTCGAAATCCCTTTGGTAAGTATTAGAAAGACTGACTGTGAAACAATACCTAAGGCCGTTAAGAAAGTAAACTCCTTATCCAGCTTCTTAAGACTTAATATGAGCAATGGAATGTTTATTAAGATAACACTATAACCAGCACTTATTCCAGTCACATACTGGAGAATAAGCGCAATACCTGAAACTCCTCCACTTAGAAATTTATTCGGAGCAAGAAATAGATTAATAGATATGGAAAACAATAAACTCGATAGTAATATGATTATTG is from Clostridium thermarum and encodes:
- a CDS encoding YitT family protein; its protein translation is MTNLRISYFDFREKKTVYAKRAIIILLSSLLFSISINLFLAPNKFLSGGVSGIALILQYVTGISAGYSVILINIPLLILSLKKLDKEFTFLTALGIVSQSVFLILTKGISKYYQTNDLLLVSICAGVINGFALGNIFKCHGSLGGTDIITMIVRRKANFNLGKASFAINLVIVSIGSLIFGVEKGIYTLIAMYINSSVIDQVIKGFNKKNLVFIVTSKEELIIDRITHDLRRSATILKGKGAYSKMEKTVIYCVVATSQIPRIKQIVEKTDGGAFMSILDASQVQGRGFDHPI
- a CDS encoding tetratricopeptide repeat protein yields the protein MDVSTKYYKKAVTYYNEAQMEKALYFCEKSISNSLKSAAAINLKGLLLYLKGELTEAEALWKINHDYNKDQVAKKYLENLEKDKELLRLYTKAQEAMAHMDFKDALVLLQQCAKSDFNAIGVNNALSTVYIQLGRYEEAKECIRKVTAIDKYDKVSRENTNLLIEYRVIGKTQKRKFIFGTSVIALALMVWIGNRALNKDGRNFEVDSQNNIVLKEDTSLPSNDEGEMVIEETPIVEETPVIEEIPIEEKEVYTFPRTELKNAVDSKNYEGLDELLKDVIYDELSGEDKAVYIKAKQLLIDEGVAYFYNKGREQHVEKKYEEALRYYSRAEAYSEAVHLNADILYMTGDCYESLGNIERATDYYNKYLSLYSAYGYEDTALYKLALIYKDIDINLAKKYASEIVNNYKKSIYNNSVIKSIANLK
- the iadA gene encoding beta-aspartyl-peptidase, translating into MIIIKNAEVYAPEYLGKKSILLAGGTIEGVYDNLAIPEDFPDIEVIDGEGKLIFPGFIDSHVHIIGGGGEGGFRTRTPEIQLSELIEGGITTVVGCLGTDSVCRNMKTLLAKAHGLEEEGITAYILSGSYQIPVVSITGKASEDIMLIEKVIGLGELALADHRSSQPTYEEFLRIVAEARVAGLLSGKCGIVNIHIGNGRNGVKYLMKMLEETEITAKQVLPTHINRSRTLLDMGAKYAAMGGIIDLTTSFDPDHLEDDEVRAGEALKLLLDYGVDIANIQFTSDGHGSLPKFNDEGEFAGLGIGSVQSLYDEVKEAILTYDVDMEQALKVITSNVADNLKLDNKGRVHKGKDADLVIVDKNTLNIEGVIAKGKKLMMNGEILVKGTFED
- a CDS encoding RNA polymerase sigma factor — protein: MDEDIKLVKSVLNGNIDSFNIIVNKYETMILKFIYNILRDKEASEDISQEVFITVYNKLYMYNTSYKFSNWILQIARNKCIDYIRKYKRVYESNLDDIKEVASNEMSPEQTAEFKETKETVLNFIKELSETDRQIIILRYTQNLTFYDIGEILNISESAVKRRYYKLRDKFKENSKVKEKRWRV
- a CDS encoding DUF4652 domain-containing protein gives rise to the protein MNCKIFMKKLPELIDNTLIYDMKEAMEKHMSTCPECRASYEAEKSLDEMFANALQFEDIKFNSSRAEIMRGIDKNRYGKGPLKKMKYSMKKFRWQIVSTAAILVIGIVSAPLIMDFNSQRDNSDQYMTEYARIEGVQESSEAPSMKEADRVQNDFSNVKMGITASLNNPESYDATEKVNQVYMPVFEKIAINKIEEPKLATAWKKSPDGSLDITISGKGANASEEGVADLVVSRKQDSALWKLSLADNKVKQFTPMFVEWFDNENVLTVVGYGYGTVTAGGDLIFLNVNTGTAFNVYPENSMDYKNQVVNVVKKDDTIELTLRLYEDDSMTSYKEEKRVFNYKEDETNGLVLTEVSRIPQN